In one window of Helianthus annuus cultivar XRQ/B chromosome 17, HanXRQr2.0-SUNRISE, whole genome shotgun sequence DNA:
- the LOC110877264 gene encoding probable purine permease 11 — translation MDLTNTTDNEDLKDAKDEVKSSLPPITNLKRWQWWLLVFLNIGFLLIGQGVAVLLLRSYYEKGGHCNWAATLAQNAGFPFLFIPFILFPSIKEPSTKCPRIVLMLIYVGLGALFACGNLMHSVGLEYLSTSTYSCICATQLVFSAVFSFFINSQKCTILILNSIIVLTLSAILVGVSGHPAKQVSQAKYTLGFVATIGASALYALLLSLTQLSFQKIIKKETFAVVLELQICTSIVASCVSLAGLFASGEWRLLEGEVMNFHDGSLSYAMTLILTAIAWQICSVGAVGLIFVVSSLFSNVVSTLALCLSPLAAAIAFDHSLKGAKIVAVLMGIWGFTTYVYQSCLDDHEAKNKHTDDKPPECSC, via the exons ATGGATCTTACAAACACGACAG ATAATGAAGACCTAAAGGATGCCAAAGATGAAGTTAAATCCAGCCTTCCACCTATTACAAACCTCAAACGGTGGCAATGGTGGTTGTTGGTGTTCCTTAACATCGGTTTCCTCCTAATTGGTCAAGGTGTCGCGGTTCTTCTTTTAAGGTCTTACTATGAAAAAGGCGGTCATTGTAATTGGGCAGCCACTCTTGCTCAAAACGCAGGATTCCCGTTCCTTTTTATACCCTTCATTCTTTTTCCTTCAATTAAGGAACCCTCAACTAAATGTCCTAGGATCGTCCTCATGTTAATCTATGTTGGTCTTGGTGCCCTTTTCGCGTGTGGTAATTTAATGCATTCTGTGGGACTAGAATACTTATCGACCTCTACTTACTCATGCATTTGTGCGACTCAATTAGTGTTCAGCGCGGTTTTCTCATTTTTTATAAATTCCCAAAAATGTACAATCTTGATTTTGAACTCCATCATAGTTCTTACATTATCCGCCATTCTAGTTGGTGTTAGTGGCCACCCGGCTAAACAAGTGAGTCAGGCCAAGTACACTCTCGGGTTCGTGGCTACAATTGGTGCATCGGCTCTTTATGCTCTTTTACTTTCACTCACACAACTTTCTTTCCAAAAGATCATCAAGAAAGAAACTTTCGCGGTGGTTCTTGAGTTGCAAATTTGCACTTCAATCGTTGCATCGTGTGTTTCGCTCGCGGGTCTTTTCGCTAGCGGTGAATGGCGGTTGTTGGAAGGTGAAGTGATGAATTTTCATGATGGGAGCTTGTCCTATGCCATGACTCTAATTTTGACTGCTATCGCGTGGCAGATATGTTCGGTTGGGGCTGTGGGTTTGATCTTTGTGGTGTCGTCTTTGTTTTCAAATGTGGTTAGCACTCTCGCATTGTGTCTTTCGCCTTTGGCTGCTGCCATCGCGTTTGATCATTCATTGAAAGGTGCCAAGATCGTGGCGGTTCTTATGGGGATTTGGGGGTTTACAACCTATGTTTACCAAAGCTGTCTTGATGATCACGAGGCAAAGAACAAACACACGGACGATAAACCACCAGAGTGTTCTTGTTGA